In Deltaproteobacteria bacterium, the genomic window TCGTTGTGCTCAACACCGTGCTCGCGCCGCCGCGCGAGGGGTTTCGCCCGACGACCTTTCACAAGTTCGCGAAGATGCCGATCGTCTCCGATGTCGTTTTTCGGCTGTTCGGTTTTCCGCAGGCGTATCTCGGCCGCGTGCAGGGCGATCCGAAGTCCATCGACGCCGAGGCCGCGTGGGCGTACCGCTACCCCCTGCGGTCGATCCGCGAGAACGTCGCCGCGCTCGCGCTCTCTCGCATGGTGCCGGACTCGCTGACGCATCCGACCATCGAACCGCTGCGCGAAGTGGAGACGTTCGTGCGCGGATTCGCAGGACCGTCGGCCATCGTGTGGGGCGAGCGCGATCCGGTGCTCGGCCGCGCTCTCAAGCGCGTGACGGGCGTGCTGCCGGACGCGCCGGTGACGATGACGAAGGCCGGGCACTTTTTGCAGGAAGAGGTGCCGGAGGTCATCGCGCGGACAATCGCTGAAGTGATCGGGCGACTGCCTTCGGCTTAGCGGCTGTGTGCAATGGGAACGTGTTCGGCTCGCCGCTGACGTATGTGGCACAGGCGCCCTCGCCGGTGCGGGACGATGCACAGCCGGGGGCGGCTGTGCCACATGCCCCGATCGACTTCAGATCCCTTTACCCGCCGAGAACGGGGTCCGGCGCGCGGTGCGCCGTGACCGAAACGGCCACCGCGACGAGGATGAGCGCCGCGCCCGCGATCTGCGTGGCGGTGGGCGTTTCGTGCACCCACGCCCACGCAACGAGAATCCCCGCCACCGGTTGCACGAAAATCGTGACCGCGACGTTCGCCACCGCGCCCTCGCGAAGCGCCACGAACCAGAAGGTGTAGCCGATGACGGTGCAGATCATCGCGAGGAAGCCCGCGAGCAGCACCCAGTCCGCCGCGCCCAGTGCCCGCGCGTATACCCACTGGCCGCGCACACCGATCACCGACAGATTGACGACGCACGCCGCGAGCAGGGCGACGGCGGTGATCTTGAGCGGGCCCTCGCGACGCAGCAGCGATTTGCCGATCACCGAGTAGAACGCCTCGAAACACACGCCGCCGAGGATGAGCGCCGTCCCCACCGGGTTCACCGCGCCCTCGCCTCGCCAAAATTCGGAGAGCACCGCCGCGCCGCCGAAGGCGAGCACGAGGCCGATCATTACGCGGCGGTCGAGATGCTCGCGCAAAAAGACCCACGCGCCGAGCGACGCGAGCAGCGGCTCGGTGGAGGTGAGGATCGCGGCGTCGGAAGCGCGGCTGAGTTCCACACCGGCGTACATCAGCCAGGGGCACGCGCTAAACGTGGCGACGCCCATCACGGCGCACAGGGCGAAATCGCGCAGGCTCATGCGCAGACCGCCCTG contains:
- a CDS encoding DMT family transporter, with the protein product MPRKTLLLLIAMNILWAGTYSATKVLMGKAPFFVITTLRYACAALPLLFIASRQGGLRMSLRDFALCAVMGVATFSACPWLMYAGVELSRASDAAILTSTEPLLASLGAWVFLREHLDRRVMIGLVLAFGGAAVLSEFWRGEGAVNPVGTALILGGVCFEAFYSVIGKSLLRREGPLKITAVALLAACVVNLSVIGVRGQWVYARALGAADWVLLAGFLAMICTVIGYTFWFVALREGAVANVAVTIFVQPVAGILVAWAWVHETPTATQIAGAALILVAVAVSVTAHRAPDPVLGG
- a CDS encoding alpha/beta fold hydrolase translates to MTRLDPPAWPARLTRQAPFERYVVRVEDMDFHVMEQGAGRTVFLLHGNPTWSFLYRKIAFALQGAPLRLVMPDLPGLGFSTKWRDARRHTLAEHGRLMAGLLRALEIRDAVFVLQDWGGAIGALAASRVPGAMAGLVVLNTVLAPPREGFRPTTFHKFAKMPIVSDVVFRLFGFPQAYLGRVQGDPKSIDAEAAWAYRYPLRSIRENVAALALSRMVPDSLTHPTIEPLREVETFVRGFAGPSAIVWGERDPVLGRALKRVTGVLPDAPVTMTKAGHFLQEEVPEVIARTIAEVIGRLPSA